In Vicugna pacos chromosome 10, VicPac4, whole genome shotgun sequence, the following proteins share a genomic window:
- the KCNK7 gene encoding potassium channel subfamily K member 7, whose amino-acid sequence MGALRPWARYGLLVVAHLLALGLGAAVFQALEGPPALRLQAKLRAELAIFQAEYGACLPPGALDELLDIALAAQAYRVSSLGNGSETRNWDLPSALLFTASILTTTGYGHMASLSAGGKAFCMVYAALGLPASLALVAALRHYLLPLLSRPSAWVATRWQLTPSRAALLQATGLGLLVAGTFVLLPALLLWGLRGNCNLLEAIYFCFGSLSTIGLGELLPGHGRGLHPVLYHLGQFALLGYLLLGLLAMLLAVKTFSELPQVHAMVKFFGSSGPLNAEDQDGILGQDELALSTLPPSAAAPEQALAC is encoded by the exons ATGGGGGCTCTAAGGCCCTGGGCCCGATACGGGCTACTGGTTGTGGCCCACCTGCTTGCTCTGGGGCTTGGGGCTGCAGTGTTCCAGGCCCTGGAGGGACCTCCAGCACTCCGGCTCCAGGCCAAACTCAGGGCCGAGCTGGCCATTTTCCAGGCAGAGTATGGGGCCTGCCTGCCCCCCGGGGCACTGGACGAGCTGCTGGACATCGCCCTGGCAGCCCAGGCCTACAGGGTTTCCAGCCTGGGCAATGGCTCTGAGACCAGGAACTGGGATCTGCCCTCGGCCCTGCTCTTCACTGCCAGCATCCTCACTACCACGG GTTATGGCCACATGGCCTCACTATCAGCAGGTGGAAAAGCCTTCTGCATGGTCTATGCGGCCCTGGGGCTGCCAGCCTCCCTAGCACTTGTGGCTGCACTGCGCCACTACCTGCTGCCTCTGCTCAGCCGCCCTAGTGCCTGGGTAGCCACCCGCTGGCAGCTGACGCCGAGCAGGGCTGCGTTGCTGCAGGCCACTGGACTGGGCCTGCTAGTGGCTGGTACCTTTGTGCTGCTGCCAGCACTGCTGCTGTGGGGTCTACGGGGTAACTGCAACCTGCTGGAGGCCATCTACTTCTGCTTCGGCTCGCTCAGCACCATCGGCCTAGGGGAACTGCTGCCTGGTCATGGCCGTGGCCTGCATCCAGTGCTTTACCATCTGGGCCAGTTCGCACTTCTGG GTTACTTGCTCCTGGGGCTCCTGGCCATGCTGCTGGCCGTGAAGACATTTTCAGAGCTGCCCCAGGTCCACGCCATGGTGAAGTTCTTCGGATCCAGTGGCCCTTTGAACGCTGAGGACCAAGATGGCATCCTAGGCCAGGATGAACTGGCTCTGAGCACCCTGCCACCTTCAGCCGCAGCCCCAGAACAGGCCCTAGCTTGCTGA